Proteins encoded in a region of the Podarcis muralis chromosome 6, rPodMur119.hap1.1, whole genome shotgun sequence genome:
- the GPR160 gene encoding putative G-protein coupled receptor 160: MAAIFCENCSFSCFQHGQASHHSEASGALLLIMLGKVMLNLFLLQVRKPNLRESYMGYFCNSLAFVDFVLLATMSFIACFQDFMLLGVRFTVYHICLLAQIAALAYGILFYPVSFVAGLDYYLTITQTSKRPNMCWRSLYTVAVAFTWISVLCYVLNLPGSSIGLEVSHSNSAYQCPFYTSSQSYWLTVGMLFIICLVLVFCWSEVVDMVKSIQLISIEREVVLFFPYMPECSLRDSGKHFLTRLLICFIGTWAPFVLLQMLILFLGAEIPACIEMNVPWLYFANSFIIGMAFWVRRRQIEMTEETWDVDPFVSWKFCFAPFNCQDEKKTQKPTTQSLIC, encoded by the coding sequence ATGGCTGCCATTTTCTGTGAGAACTGTTCCTTTTCATGTTTTCAACATGGCCAAGCCTCCCATCATTCTGAAGCTAGTGGAGCTCTTCTGCTCATCATGCTTGGGAAAGTCATGCTCAATCTATTTTTGTTACAAGTCCGAAAACCAAATCTCCGTGAGAGTTATATGGGCtatttctgcaattcactagccTTTGTTGACTTTGTGCTTCTAGCAACTATGTCCTTCATTGCCTGTTTTCAGGATTTCATGCTTTTAGGCGTCCGATTTACTGTGTATCATATCTGTCTTCTGGCTCAGATAGCAGCCCTTGCCTATGGAATCTTATTTTACCCAGTTTCTTTTGTAGCTGGTTTGGATTACTACCTTACAATAACCCAAACGTCCAAGCGTCCTAACATGTGTTGGCGATCACTATACACAGTTGCTGTTGCCTTCACGTGGATTTCAGTTCTCTGTtatgttctgaatcttccaggcAGCTCTATAGGACTTGAGGTAAGCCATTCCAATTCTGCCTACCAGTGCCCTTTCTACACCAGCAGTCAGAGCTACTGGCTGACGGTAGGCATGCTGTTTATCATATGCCTGGTTCTTGTATTCTGTTGGTCAGAAGTTGTGGATATGGTGAAATCAATTCAACTAATTTCCATCGAGAGAGAGGTTGTTTTGTTCTTCCCTTACATGCCTGAGTGCAGCCTCAGAGACTCCGGGAAGCATTTTTTGACAAGACTTCTTATCTGCTTTATTGGCACTTGGGCACCATTTGTGCTCCTTCAAATGCTAATCCTGTTCCTTGGTGCAGAGATTCCTGCTTGCATAGAGATGAACGTTCCCTGGCTTTATTTTGCCAACAGCTTTATTATTGGAATGGCATTTTGGGTCAGGCGCCGCCAGATTGAGATGACAGAAGAGACTTGGGATGTGGATCCATTTGTCAGCTGGAAATTCTGCTTTGCCCCATTCAACTGCCAAGATGAAAAGAAAACTCAAAAGCCCACCACCCAAAGTTTAATCTGTTAG